The Chthonomonas sp. genome includes a window with the following:
- the rlmN gene encoding 23S rRNA (adenine(2503)-C(2))-methyltransferase RlmN, translating into MSMVLSKPALLGHSARELSEILVDLGEPKMRGRQLAQNLYRQNVREFGLMTDLPVQLRTRLEAEFVACPLQVADHKKSSDGVEKLLVHRGDQQVFECVLLPYQDRVSCCLSTQVGCPMGCTFCATGLGGFDRNLEVSEIIGQYLLLQSLTERRLSHVVFMGMGEPLLNLDNLLKTIHLMHDEVGLSLRHITVSTVGLAPQILKLAEHKLPIHLALSLHSAVDEVRSRLMPVNHKWPVAEVFATMRTYHEATGRKITIEYLLIQGVNDSREQADALAKLVKGVPNVINIIPFNWVDTGQGFKRPTRENVRRFKGYLESRGCNVTERVERGHDIAAACGQLAGQHTGRFARRSGGLRVVD; encoded by the coding sequence TTGTCGATGGTTCTCTCCAAGCCTGCCCTGCTGGGCCATAGCGCCCGCGAGCTGTCCGAAATCCTCGTCGATCTCGGAGAGCCGAAGATGCGTGGCCGACAACTTGCGCAGAACCTGTATCGCCAGAACGTTCGTGAGTTTGGACTCATGACCGATCTGCCGGTCCAACTGCGAACGAGGCTTGAGGCGGAGTTTGTGGCGTGCCCACTGCAAGTCGCCGATCACAAGAAGTCCTCCGACGGGGTCGAAAAACTCCTGGTTCACCGCGGCGACCAGCAGGTCTTTGAGTGCGTACTGCTTCCTTACCAAGATCGCGTGAGCTGCTGCCTCTCGACCCAGGTCGGCTGTCCGATGGGCTGCACCTTCTGCGCAACGGGTCTTGGCGGCTTCGATCGCAACCTAGAGGTCAGCGAGATCATCGGTCAGTACTTGCTTCTCCAGTCACTTACCGAGCGCCGCTTGAGCCACGTGGTCTTTATGGGGATGGGCGAGCCGCTCCTCAACCTGGACAATCTGCTCAAGACGATTCACCTCATGCACGATGAAGTGGGCCTCAGCCTGCGTCACATCACCGTCTCCACCGTCGGTCTCGCTCCCCAGATACTCAAACTCGCCGAGCACAAACTCCCCATTCACCTTGCGCTGTCGCTCCACTCGGCGGTTGACGAGGTCCGTTCGCGACTCATGCCCGTCAATCACAAGTGGCCGGTGGCCGAAGTCTTCGCCACCATGCGGACCTACCACGAGGCGACGGGACGCAAGATCACGATCGAGTACCTGCTGATTCAAGGGGTCAACGATTCGCGGGAGCAGGCGGACGCCCTGGCCAAGCTCGTGAAGGGCGTACCCAACGTCATCAACATCATCCCGTTCAACTGGGTGGACACGGGTCAGGGATTCAAACGACCCACGCGCGAGAACGTGCGCCGATTCAAAGGCTACTTGGAGAGTCGCGGCTGCAACGTGACCGAGCGTGTGGAACGGGGGCACGACATCGCCGCCGCATGCGGGCAGCTTGCTGGCCAGCATACGGGTCGTTTTGCCCGCCGATCGGGAGGCTTGCGCGTTGTGGACTAG
- the alaS gene encoding alanine--tRNA ligase has protein sequence MKASELRRKYIEFFVEKGHDHFPSGSLVPYDVTGRLDESLLFNGAGMVQFKPYFRGVAEPKNRRLTTAQKCVRTGDIEIVGDSSHLTFFEMLGNFSFGDYFKAEAIQYSWEFLTSKKWLGLDPKRLAFTVFENDDEAYDEWAKCLASVGIDPATRIFRLTEETNFWPAGSFSSGPPGPCGPNSEMFYWTADSGPLPEGPYTREDYLRDEEAGRWLEIWNDVFIRYEWQGHLMNIDRPGDGYVKDGMPDLPFPSIDTGMGLERTAAVLGGFSSVYETDVFQPILARIGGLCNRKYGADETTDAAMRIIADHLRTASFCIGDGILPGNTGRGYVLRRLIRRAVLKGQRVLHFDQPFMHLVFPVLPEIMGSAYHELVDREAAIAETLANEEQLFRRTLDAGFARLQEEIESKQAGDVLDGEYAFKLYDTYGFPLEVTLEICGESGVTVDTDGYEHAMREAQERSRGASGLDTVYGGVEIQFIFEADSDSATPTHFVGYTEAQVPARIVGALPEVLENGLSTGRVAIALDRTPLYAESGGQISDTGTLVGPAFELEVVDSIRQDGVFVHLCEVKKLNHPTELSGLPRYEVAKILHSQLFNHEVVAMVDVSRRREIMRNHTATHLLHAALRKTLGSHVSQAGSLVAPDHLRFDFSHSKALTHQELAEIEEAVYEQILANTSVVTHVDLPIEEARARGAMALFGEKYGDRVRMVEIGEFSRELCGGTHVGATGEIGLFRIVSESSAASGIRRIEARTGNGARALLIEQAETIRAASACLKAAPKSLVSAIERTLEQLREERKRRETVERRLLSGEGEEGGIKTDLFGEIELWRPTFEDIEQKMVSEQVDNFVAGNPLRVALAGLLADGKLTFFCKAGAGAVEKGAHAGNIVREVAKAAGGGGGGRSEYATAGGRDPSKLNEALEIGAAALKQMVSS, from the coding sequence ATGAAAGCCAGCGAGCTCCGCCGTAAATACATTGAATTCTTCGTCGAGAAAGGGCATGACCATTTCCCATCGGGTTCGCTCGTGCCTTACGATGTCACGGGTCGTTTGGATGAGTCGCTGCTCTTCAACGGCGCGGGCATGGTGCAGTTCAAGCCTTACTTCCGCGGGGTCGCGGAACCGAAGAATCGACGATTGACGACCGCGCAGAAGTGTGTGCGCACCGGCGACATCGAGATCGTCGGCGATAGTTCGCACCTCACCTTCTTCGAGATGCTCGGCAACTTCTCGTTCGGAGACTACTTTAAGGCCGAGGCGATTCAGTACTCGTGGGAATTCTTGACCTCGAAAAAGTGGCTGGGTCTAGACCCGAAGCGTCTCGCATTCACGGTCTTCGAGAATGACGACGAAGCGTACGATGAGTGGGCGAAGTGCCTCGCGTCGGTCGGAATTGACCCGGCGACACGCATCTTTCGCTTGACCGAGGAAACGAACTTCTGGCCGGCTGGTTCATTCTCTTCCGGCCCTCCGGGACCCTGCGGGCCAAATTCGGAAATGTTCTACTGGACTGCCGACTCTGGACCGCTTCCCGAAGGACCCTACACCCGCGAGGACTATCTGCGGGACGAAGAAGCGGGCCGCTGGCTGGAGATCTGGAACGATGTGTTCATTCGATACGAATGGCAAGGCCACTTGATGAATATTGATCGCCCCGGTGACGGCTATGTCAAAGACGGAATGCCTGACCTCCCGTTCCCGAGCATCGACACTGGAATGGGACTTGAAAGGACCGCCGCTGTGCTGGGCGGCTTTAGCAGCGTCTACGAGACGGACGTCTTTCAGCCGATTCTTGCGCGGATTGGTGGGCTTTGTAACCGAAAGTACGGAGCGGACGAGACGACCGATGCAGCCATGCGCATCATCGCCGACCATCTGAGAACGGCGTCCTTTTGCATCGGGGACGGAATCTTGCCCGGCAACACCGGGCGCGGATACGTGCTGCGCCGCCTCATTCGCCGCGCAGTGCTCAAGGGACAGCGTGTATTACATTTTGATCAGCCGTTCATGCACCTGGTCTTCCCCGTGCTCCCAGAGATCATGGGCTCGGCGTACCACGAACTAGTGGACCGAGAAGCCGCGATCGCCGAGACGCTGGCGAACGAGGAACAACTATTCCGCCGCACGCTCGATGCGGGTTTCGCTCGGTTGCAGGAGGAAATCGAGTCGAAGCAAGCAGGCGATGTGCTCGATGGTGAGTATGCGTTCAAGCTCTACGACACGTACGGCTTCCCGCTTGAGGTGACACTTGAGATCTGCGGCGAGTCGGGCGTCACCGTGGATACCGATGGCTACGAGCACGCCATGCGCGAGGCGCAAGAGCGCAGCCGTGGCGCGAGCGGGCTCGACACGGTCTACGGTGGGGTCGAGATTCAGTTCATCTTTGAAGCGGACTCCGACAGTGCGACCCCTACCCACTTCGTCGGATACACAGAGGCTCAAGTCCCGGCGCGGATAGTGGGTGCACTTCCAGAGGTCCTGGAGAACGGGTTGAGCACGGGGCGAGTCGCGATCGCGTTAGATCGGACGCCACTCTATGCAGAGTCTGGCGGCCAAATCAGCGATACCGGCACCCTGGTCGGCCCCGCATTCGAGTTGGAGGTCGTCGATTCCATCCGACAAGATGGTGTCTTCGTCCACTTGTGCGAAGTTAAGAAACTAAACCATCCGACCGAGCTCTCTGGGCTGCCGCGATATGAAGTTGCGAAAATACTGCACTCGCAGCTCTTCAACCACGAAGTCGTTGCCATGGTCGATGTTAGTCGTCGCCGCGAGATCATGCGGAACCACACCGCAACTCACCTCCTGCATGCAGCGCTGCGCAAGACGCTCGGCAGCCATGTGAGCCAGGCTGGCTCGCTCGTCGCGCCGGATCACCTCCGCTTTGACTTTTCGCATAGCAAAGCACTGACCCACCAGGAGTTGGCAGAGATTGAGGAGGCTGTGTACGAGCAGATACTCGCCAATACATCCGTCGTCACCCATGTTGATCTTCCGATTGAGGAGGCTCGTGCGCGCGGCGCCATGGCATTGTTCGGCGAAAAGTACGGTGATCGTGTGCGCATGGTCGAGATCGGCGAGTTCAGCCGCGAACTGTGTGGTGGCACGCACGTCGGTGCGACGGGCGAGATTGGACTTTTCCGTATCGTAAGCGAGAGCAGCGCCGCCAGTGGCATCCGGCGCATTGAGGCTCGGACCGGCAACGGTGCGCGTGCCCTGCTGATCGAGCAGGCCGAAACCATCCGTGCGGCGAGCGCATGCCTCAAGGCCGCTCCCAAGAGCCTCGTCAGTGCAATAGAGCGCACCCTGGAGCAGCTGCGCGAGGAGCGTAAACGGCGCGAGACCGTCGAGCGACGGTTGCTCTCTGGTGAGGGAGAAGAAGGCGGAATAAAGACCGATCTTTTTGGAGAAATCGAACTTTGGCGCCCGACGTTCGAGGACATCGAGCAAAAAATGGTCTCCGAGCAGGTGGACAACTTCGTCGCTGGCAATCCGTTGCGCGTAGCTCTGGCTGGCCTCTTGGCCGATGGCAAATTGACCTTCTTCTGCAAGGCTGGTGCCGGGGCGGTAGAGAAGGGTGCGCACGCGGGGAACATCGTTCGCGAAGTCGCCAAGGCAGCCGGTGGCGGTGGCGGTGGCCGGAGCGAGTACGCAACTGCGGGGGGCCGCGATCCTTCGAAACTGAACGAAGCCCTTGAGATCGGTGCGGCTGCGCTGAAACAGATGGTGAGCAGCTAG
- the priA gene encoding primosomal protein N', whose amino-acid sequence MLHNERIPAMKTPAKTVTHAIVGGVAQIEVADVAMDARTAGNEALYTYSNAVGASPGDTVVVPLGPRTALGTVLSIRRVSPRQLGFAPSALRQITGIVHGVRLPETLLDLVEWVATETLSSTSAALGLAMPPGLKERIVTEWKVIRALEKDEQTGLSVAQSETLKVLADHGGSLIETKQKPIAAGAKKHLRSLRKLGIVEEQLSVAPLVDRHRLTGEIRLTSDEHKIELFLAKNGKKRPAQALTLMRLQGASTSSFSAQEVKALSGATDQTLHALIQAGLLERVDADGYLSTPAPVLNPAQRKATDAVVSAITGRRHESFLLFGVTGSGKTEVYLHAAEQALRLGRSVLYLVPEIALTAQVIAQLRNRFGRGVTVLHSNLPPQERLANWLKIASGEAAVILGARSALFSPIRDLGLVIVDEEHENSYKQESAPRYHGRDVALFLGQQFDAPVVLGSATPSIESFYAAETEKHTLLEMPVRTASAKLPTIHIQDLTELYRERHPSLFSPLLKQKMVSSLAREEQVILFLNRRAYSPFLLCRDCGHQFKCVNCATAMSFHKRVKRLKCHHCAREEAAPDVCPACSSDRIGAFGTGAEKVEEAVRQEFPTTSVARLDRDIAAKSGALEETLALFRSRAIQVLVGTQMVAKGLDFPHVTLVGVIAADISLNIPDFRASERTFQLLSQVSGRAGRGERPGEVVIQTLAPENHAIRCAMSHDYRELYRNILSERKEAWYPPFCRLINIVISGEDREAVGAAISDLSTQLKSAAHGVRVNGPVDCPLERLNNQWRMHLLLKLPLHVHPSEIGLILAGFDPKKASMMVDVNPHSMM is encoded by the coding sequence ATGTTGCACAATGAACGCATCCCAGCGATGAAAACCCCTGCCAAGACCGTGACCCACGCCATCGTGGGAGGCGTCGCCCAAATCGAAGTTGCCGATGTGGCAATGGACGCGCGCACGGCGGGCAACGAGGCGCTCTACACCTACAGCAACGCAGTCGGGGCTTCGCCGGGAGATACCGTCGTGGTGCCGCTCGGCCCGCGCACCGCTCTGGGAACCGTCCTCTCGATTCGACGTGTGTCCCCGCGCCAACTCGGATTTGCGCCGTCGGCGCTACGGCAGATCACGGGGATCGTCCACGGTGTGCGTCTCCCGGAGACGCTGCTCGACCTGGTGGAGTGGGTCGCCACGGAGACTCTGTCTTCGACCTCCGCTGCGCTGGGTCTGGCGATGCCACCCGGGTTGAAAGAGCGGATAGTGACCGAGTGGAAGGTCATCCGAGCTCTTGAAAAGGACGAGCAGACCGGGCTGTCCGTCGCCCAGTCGGAGACTCTCAAGGTGTTGGCCGATCACGGCGGTTCACTTATCGAAACCAAGCAGAAGCCGATCGCGGCGGGAGCCAAGAAACACCTGCGTTCACTGCGCAAGCTCGGGATCGTCGAGGAGCAGTTGAGTGTCGCACCGCTCGTCGATCGACACCGTCTCACGGGCGAGATCCGGTTGACTTCAGACGAGCATAAAATTGAGCTGTTCCTGGCCAAAAACGGTAAGAAGCGGCCCGCGCAGGCACTTACTTTGATGCGGCTACAGGGGGCATCTACTTCCAGTTTCAGCGCGCAAGAGGTCAAGGCGCTCAGCGGGGCAACCGATCAGACACTCCATGCGCTGATCCAGGCGGGGCTGTTGGAGCGCGTCGATGCCGACGGTTATCTTTCGACCCCTGCGCCGGTCTTAAACCCGGCTCAGCGCAAGGCGACCGACGCGGTTGTGTCCGCAATCACCGGTCGTCGTCACGAGTCATTCCTGCTCTTTGGCGTCACGGGGAGCGGCAAGACAGAAGTCTATCTGCACGCTGCCGAGCAGGCCCTCCGGCTGGGGCGAAGCGTCCTCTACCTCGTCCCTGAGATCGCCTTGACCGCCCAAGTCATTGCCCAACTGCGAAACCGCTTCGGTCGCGGGGTGACCGTCCTGCACAGCAACTTGCCTCCACAGGAGCGGCTCGCAAACTGGCTCAAAATCGCGAGCGGCGAGGCGGCAGTGATCCTTGGGGCACGATCGGCGCTCTTTTCGCCGATTCGCGATCTCGGTTTGGTGATCGTGGATGAGGAGCACGAAAACAGCTACAAGCAGGAATCGGCCCCGCGCTATCACGGTCGCGATGTGGCGCTTTTCTTGGGGCAGCAGTTCGATGCGCCCGTGGTACTGGGTTCGGCCACACCCAGCATCGAGAGCTTTTACGCAGCCGAGACCGAGAAGCACACGCTCCTGGAGATGCCGGTGCGGACGGCGAGCGCCAAGCTGCCGACCATCCACATCCAGGACCTCACCGAGTTGTATCGCGAGCGACACCCCTCGCTCTTTTCGCCCCTGCTGAAGCAGAAAATGGTGTCCTCACTCGCGCGAGAAGAACAGGTGATCCTATTCCTGAATCGGCGCGCCTACTCGCCGTTTCTTCTGTGTCGTGATTGCGGGCACCAGTTCAAGTGCGTAAACTGTGCCACCGCGATGAGCTTCCATAAGCGGGTGAAGCGGCTGAAGTGCCACCACTGCGCACGCGAGGAAGCGGCGCCGGACGTGTGCCCGGCCTGCTCTAGCGACCGGATCGGGGCGTTCGGTACTGGCGCGGAGAAGGTGGAAGAAGCCGTCCGTCAAGAGTTTCCCACCACGTCGGTCGCACGCTTGGACCGCGACATTGCCGCAAAGTCGGGCGCGCTTGAGGAAACGTTGGCGCTTTTCCGTAGCCGAGCCATTCAGGTGCTTGTCGGCACCCAGATGGTGGCGAAGGGTCTCGACTTTCCCCATGTCACGCTGGTGGGCGTCATCGCCGCCGACATCTCGCTCAATATTCCAGACTTCCGTGCGAGCGAGCGCACGTTCCAACTGCTCTCGCAGGTGAGCGGTCGCGCGGGACGCGGCGAGCGACCCGGCGAGGTCGTCATCCAGACCTTGGCCCCCGAGAACCACGCCATCAGGTGTGCGATGAGCCACGACTATCGCGAGCTCTATCGCAATATTCTTTCCGAACGGAAGGAAGCTTGGTACCCCCCATTCTGCAGGCTGATCAATATTGTAATCTCTGGTGAGGATCGCGAAGCGGTCGGCGCAGCGATCTCGGATTTGTCCACGCAGCTCAAGTCGGCGGCGCACGGAGTGCGGGTCAACGGGCCAGTGGATTGTCCATTGGAACGGCTGAATAACCAGTGGCGCATGCACTTGCTGCTGAAGCTGCCTCTGCATGTGCACCCCTCGGAGATTGGCCTGATCTTGGCCGGATTCGACCCCAAGAAAGCTTCGATGATGGTGGACGTCAACCCACATTCCATGATGTAA
- a CDS encoding HDOD domain-containing protein, with amino-acid sequence MGLALNYESDAREHLRAVLQKLDANADLDHLIHRLVGVVNHYVPSPVVLDRFVCVDPALKLKLLNSVREFVIEDPRRPFESAADIIEIYGDRHVAELTVIMLVDQIHSSVFKGSGYLSRELTKHAVASAATMRWLAKRHGEDEDQWFLYGMCWRIGIPVLCNYDAGTYAKCVSNLMGTGVQLHAAELSMFRLNHRQVTHAIFGERAFPEFMIAAADPDSIPSRLKRHAAFASHAAHKLGFDMGLATVANPILPHHLQQAEIDVSDLGLIRSAVLDAVSDFQRYKL; translated from the coding sequence ATGGGACTCGCCCTCAATTACGAGTCGGATGCACGCGAACATCTTCGCGCCGTCCTACAAAAGCTCGATGCGAATGCTGACCTGGATCACCTGATCCATCGTCTGGTCGGCGTCGTCAACCATTACGTTCCGTCGCCGGTTGTGCTGGACCGATTCGTTTGTGTCGATCCTGCGCTGAAACTAAAGCTACTGAACTCAGTGCGCGAATTCGTGATCGAGGACCCACGGCGCCCCTTCGAGAGCGCAGCAGACATCATCGAGATCTACGGCGATCGCCACGTGGCCGAGCTGACGGTGATCATGCTCGTAGACCAGATCCACTCCAGCGTCTTCAAGGGTTCCGGCTATCTGTCCCGCGAGCTCACGAAGCACGCGGTCGCAAGCGCGGCAACCATGCGTTGGCTGGCGAAGCGCCATGGTGAAGACGAGGATCAGTGGTTCTTGTACGGCATGTGCTGGCGAATCGGCATTCCCGTGCTGTGCAACTACGATGCGGGCACCTACGCCAAATGCGTCTCGAACTTGATGGGTACAGGTGTGCAGTTGCACGCCGCAGAGCTCTCCATGTTCCGTCTGAACCACCGGCAAGTGACGCATGCCATCTTTGGCGAGCGGGCTTTTCCGGAATTCATGATCGCAGCGGCGGACCCGGATTCGATCCCGAGCCGCTTGAAACGCCATGCAGCATTCGCATCGCATGCCGCGCACAAGCTGGGCTTCGACATGGGCTTGGCAACCGTCGCAAACCCAATTTTGCCGCACCATCTGCAGCAAGCCGAGATCGACGTCTCGGACCTCGGGCTCATCCGATCGGCAGTGCTGGATGCGGTCTCAGACTTCCAGCGGTACAAGCTGTAA
- the lptB gene encoding LPS export ABC transporter ATP-binding protein encodes MKITAEGLVKIYKSRRVVNEVSFEFETGEVVGLLGPNGAGKTTTFYMITGLVKPNEGTVKLDGKTITKWPMYQRARAGIGYLPQETSVFRRLSVADNIRLVMEMNGAGKAAIAEKIDELAAELHISALLDRTAGVLSGGERRRVEIARAMATEPHFILLDEPFTGIDPVTIEEIQAIISKLKSRGIGILITDHNVGATLRITDRNNILIDGEIIAHGTASEITAMDDVRKFYLGQQFEHREVDGA; translated from the coding sequence GTGAAGATCACTGCTGAAGGGCTCGTCAAGATCTACAAGTCGCGGCGCGTTGTCAACGAGGTCTCGTTCGAATTTGAGACGGGTGAGGTCGTGGGGCTCCTGGGACCCAATGGCGCGGGCAAAACCACTACCTTCTACATGATCACTGGCCTTGTCAAACCGAACGAGGGGACCGTGAAGCTGGACGGCAAGACCATCACCAAGTGGCCCATGTACCAGCGCGCGCGCGCTGGGATTGGCTACCTGCCGCAGGAAACGAGCGTCTTCCGACGTCTGAGTGTTGCCGACAACATTCGTCTCGTGATGGAAATGAACGGCGCTGGCAAGGCCGCAATCGCCGAGAAAATCGACGAGCTTGCTGCTGAGCTGCACATCTCGGCGCTGCTCGACCGAACGGCCGGAGTGCTCTCGGGTGGCGAGCGGCGGCGAGTAGAGATCGCGCGGGCCATGGCCACCGAACCGCACTTCATCCTCCTCGACGAACCGTTCACCGGCATCGACCCAGTGACCATCGAAGAGATCCAGGCGATCATCAGCAAACTCAAATCGCGGGGAATCGGGATTCTGATCACCGACCACAATGTCGGCGCAACGCTCCGCATCACAGACCGCAACAATATCCTCATCGACGGCGAGATCATCGCGCACGGCACGGCAAGTGAGATCACTGCGATGGACGATGTTCGCAAATTCTATCTTGGCCAGCAATTCGAGCATCGGGAGGTTGACGGCGCTTGA
- a CDS encoding ubiquitin-like protein UBact, producing MPERINRPKPAEPERKLGEDEGPKNPNLQKPSLPNELLRRMKNIDPDQAKKYRQRSGQ from the coding sequence ATGCCTGAACGAATCAACCGACCGAAGCCAGCTGAACCCGAGCGCAAACTGGGAGAAGACGAGGGGCCCAAGAACCCCAACCTGCAAAAGCCTTCCTTGCCCAACGAGTTGTTGCGCCGGATGAAGAATATTGATCCAGACCAGGCGAAGAAGTATCGCCAGCGCAGCGGCCAATGA
- a CDS encoding proteasome accessory factor PafA2 family protein, producing the protein MNLGLLTGIETEYGLFVEGRTPTDQVEDAAEFVRSHLGPSFVGWNYDHESPRNDLRGFKLERLSVDPEDWKFESGSRVRQSDAAVRSDRVMHNGGRYYNDHGHPEYATPECLDTADLVCHDLAGHATLRHCATQFTERTGRRCKVYKNNTDFHGASYGTHESYLVPRAVGFEALYAAVMPMLVARTILCGAGKACAESGEPCDFQLSQRADFFMESANAETLYRRPIFNTRDEPHADPRKWMRLHVISGDANMNPNATARKVSLMHIALRLAEAGHAPRWPLADPVRAIRQISRDTTRKFETPEGVSAYAILDSYLEAAVQHLDLCSRGREALDEIARVMNWVRSLDDQAIGAVDWVAKEYLLRAFSGDLDGRAVDLAYCDLDRDEGLYYGLAAAGMVPDLDDLVELTEAPPTRAAWRALALERWPEAVRAVTWSSLTLAVGSGEIEVALPPDIAAPPNPESILSVEDFITELERCNA; encoded by the coding sequence TTGAACCTAGGCCTTCTCACAGGCATCGAAACTGAATATGGCCTGTTCGTCGAAGGGCGGACACCAACGGACCAAGTGGAGGACGCCGCGGAATTTGTGCGGAGCCACCTTGGTCCGTCTTTCGTTGGATGGAATTACGACCACGAATCGCCGCGAAATGACCTGCGTGGGTTCAAGCTTGAGCGGCTGAGCGTCGATCCGGAAGACTGGAAGTTTGAATCGGGCTCGCGCGTGCGACAGTCCGACGCGGCCGTGCGGAGCGACCGCGTGATGCACAACGGGGGAAGGTACTACAACGACCACGGCCACCCCGAGTACGCCACCCCCGAATGCCTGGACACCGCCGATCTGGTGTGTCACGACCTCGCAGGGCATGCGACGCTGCGTCATTGCGCCACACAGTTCACCGAGAGGACCGGTCGGCGATGCAAGGTCTACAAGAACAACACAGACTTCCACGGGGCTTCGTACGGAACGCACGAGAGCTACCTGGTGCCGCGCGCGGTCGGGTTTGAGGCATTGTACGCGGCGGTAATGCCGATGCTGGTCGCGCGAACCATCTTGTGCGGCGCAGGCAAGGCGTGCGCTGAATCCGGGGAGCCCTGTGATTTCCAACTGAGCCAACGGGCAGACTTCTTCATGGAATCGGCGAACGCAGAGACGCTGTACCGCCGACCGATCTTTAACACCCGAGACGAGCCGCATGCCGACCCGCGAAAGTGGATGCGGTTGCACGTCATCTCGGGCGATGCGAACATGAATCCGAACGCGACCGCACGCAAAGTCTCCTTGATGCACATCGCGTTGCGGCTCGCTGAGGCGGGCCATGCGCCCCGCTGGCCGCTGGCCGATCCTGTCCGGGCCATCAGGCAAATCAGCCGCGATACAACGCGCAAGTTTGAGACACCGGAGGGGGTGAGCGCCTACGCTATCCTGGATTCATATCTTGAAGCAGCCGTGCAGCATCTTGATCTCTGCTCCCGTGGCCGGGAGGCGCTCGATGAGATCGCACGGGTGATGAATTGGGTCCGAAGTCTTGATGACCAGGCGATCGGCGCAGTGGACTGGGTCGCCAAAGAGTACTTGCTCAGAGCGTTTTCAGGCGACCTGGATGGGCGCGCCGTGGATCTGGCCTACTGCGACCTGGATCGCGACGAGGGACTGTACTACGGTCTCGCCGCAGCCGGTATGGTGCCCGATCTGGACGATCTCGTTGAGCTGACTGAGGCTCCACCTACCCGAGCGGCCTGGCGAGCGCTGGCACTCGAAAGGTGGCCTGAAGCAGTCAGAGCGGTCACGTGGAGTAGCTTGACCTTGGCGGTCGGAAGCGGAGAAATTGAGGTGGCATTACCTCCGGACATCGCTGCTCCCCCGAACCCGGAGTCTATACTCAGCGTAGAAGATTTCATCACTGAATTGGAGCGGTGCAATGCCTGA